Genomic DNA from Candidatus Zixiibacteriota bacterium:
AGCGACATCATTTTACCCGGATGGTAAGCCTCGGGATAAAATCTCTTAATGAGATTAAGGGTGTCTTCCACGCGATAGGAGGCATAGAGCTCCTCGCCGGAGAGAAGGTACCAAACCAGCCCGCACAAAAGAGCCGTGATAATAAAAAAAAGAGTCAGCGCCCATCTGATCGATCCGGCTCTGACTTCTTCAGAAATCGCTTCTATCTTATATTCAGCTTCTTCCGGAGACAAATTTCCACCTCGGCGAAAATATCCTCAGCCGGCTTTTTTCCATCGAGAACTACTATTCTTTTTTTCTCTTTCTGGGCGATCGCGAGGAATCCGCAGCGAACCCGGTCGAAAAACGCTCTTGATTCCGATTCAAGGCGATCGCTTTCTCTTTTCCGGCGCTTCAGTGAAGTCTGGTAATCGACATCGACCAGAAAAGTCATATTGGGTCGGACTTTGCCTATGACAAGACCGTTCAGTCGTTCGATAAGAGAAGTATCCAGACCGCGGCCATGCCCCTGATAAGCCATGGTGGAATCATAGAAACGGTCGCAAAGGACAATGACACCCCTCGCCAGTGCCGGCGCGATTACTTTCTGCACCAAATCGGCTCGCGCCGCCAGATAGAGCAGAAGCTCCGAGGCGGGGCCAATTTTGTTTTCCCTGCCCAACAGGATTTTTCGGATCTGCTCGGCGACCGGCGTGGAGCCCGGCTCGCGAAGGATGAGGAACCGGTATCCCTGTTTACGAAGGAAACCGGCGGTCATTTTAAGCTGGGTGGTTTTCCCGGAGCCGTCGATCCCCTCGAATGTTATCAGCAATCCTCGTTTTTTCATACTCAAAATAAGAAGGCGAACAATTAATATTCGCCTTCAATGTAGTTTGTTGATACCTCTTTGAAAACTACTTTTTTAGGAGCGTCCGTCGCGTGACTTTCCTTTTGGCCGCCGCCTTAGGCTCGGCGGGTTTTGTGGCCGGTTTCCGTTTTGCCCTTTTGGTATCCCCTTTCCAGCCGTATTTGAGGATGAATTCCTCGGTCATATGGCGGGCTTCCTCATCGGTGTACTGCACCGGCGGCGATTTCTTGAAATAGGCTGAGGGGGCCTTAATAGCACCGGAGAGGCCGTTATCCAGTGCCAGCTTGCAGCAGCGGACAGCATCGATAACCACGCCGGCAGAATTGGGCGAGTCCCAGACCTCAAGTTTCAATTCCAGATTGAGCGGCACATTGCCGAATGTAGTACCCTCCATCCGGATATAGGCCCACTTGCGGTCGAGAAGCCAGGCGACATAATCGGAGGGACCGATATGGATATTCTCTTTGCCGATATTGTAATCGAGCTGGCTGGTGACAGCGTTGGTTTTGGAAATCTTTTTAGATTCCAGCCGTGACCGTTCCAGCATATTGAGAAAATCGGTATTGCCGCCGACATTGAGCTGGCTGGTGCGATCGAGGCGAACACCGCGATCGCGGAATAGGCGGGTCAGAACCCGGTGAACGATTGTGGCGCCGACTTGCGATTTGACATCATCGCCGATAACCGGCAGGCCTTTCTCGATAAAACGATTCTGCCAGTACTGCTCGCGGGCAATGAAAACCGGAATGCAGTTGACAAAGCCGCAGCCGGCCTCCAGAATCTGCTCCACATACCATTTGGTGGCTTCCTCGGAGCCGACCGGAAGGTAATTAACCACGACATCGGTTTTGGTGTCCTTGAGAAGCTTGACGATATCGACCGTATCGCCGGGGGCTTTCTCGATAATCTCCGAGAGGTATTTGCCAAGACCGTCATGGGTCATGCCGCGCTGGACAATGATACCCGTTTTCGGGACATTGCAAAATTTGTAAGTATTATTCGGTTTGGTATAAATCGCCTCGGCGAGGTCTTTACCGACTTTGTTCTTATCGATATCGATAGCGGCGGAAAACTCAATGTCGCTGATATGATAACCGCCCAGATTGACATGCATGATACCGGGGACAGATTCATCTTCACGCGCCTTCTTGTAGAATTCCACTCCCTGCACGAACGAGGAGGCGCAATTGCCCACCCCGATAATAGCTATTCTAACTTTCCCCATAATTGGAAATCCCTTTCATCAAAAGTTAAATAAACCGCCCAAGTATACAAGAATCGCCGCCAAGGTCAAGAAAAAAGTTGACTTCTGATATAACATCGCTATATAATATATGACTATTAAGTCATAAATAATATAATGGTGATATATGAATGAAAATCTAATTGTTGAAATGGAAAAGAAAGAGGCGGTTACAGCCACATTCCGGAAATTGGAGCCTTCCAAGAAAGAGGCGATTTATCGGGCGGCGCTGAAAGAGTTTTCTTCGGATGTTTTTGACAGGGTTTCACTGGACTTAGTTGCCGCGGCGGCCGGGGTCTCCAAGGGGTCGCTTTTCCAATATTTTGGCAACAAAGAACACCTGCTGGAATTTGTGGCCGAAATCTTTCTGGATAATTACCGGCAATACTGGGAGAGTTATTTTGCCCGCGAGCATGCGGTGCGGGCGCGCGATAGAGTCAGCCAGTATCTTCTGGCCTGTCTTGAATATTGGGAAAGGGAGCGGATCGATTACCGGTTCCTTATGAAAATGCAGTACGAAAATCCATTAGCGGTGGCGGGCGCGTTTCTGGAGAGAGTGACGCAGTCGCAGCGGGAATATATTTCGACAATAATCGAGCGGGGCAGGGCCACCGGGGAAATCCGCGGAGATATGGAGACAGAGACCATTTCCTTTTTGATTCATGCCGCGTTGAGAAATCTGGAGCAGACTTATGCGGCCATCCTGCAAACGCCCAAGACCAAAGTTGATTTTAGGGATATTGCAGCGAAAATCACAGTGCTTCTCTTTGATGGAATTGCAGGTTAGGGCCTATAAATGCTCCATATTGTCATCCAAGAGAAAGATGTCGAATCTCCCGATCATGGGGTCGGGACAGACGCAGGAGATTCGACCTATGAAACTATTTTATCTGACTAAACTCTGCGACATCAAAAAAAACATCAACGACGTAGGGACCCAGCTTGTCTGGTTTGATATCCAGATGCGCATGAACGCCCTCAATGGCAGATCGCCATGCTTCGACTGACTTGGGTCCGGCCATTTCGTTATCGTTAATGAAGTATAAGAAAATAAGCCATGCCGGAATCCCATTCAGATGCCGCAATAAATAAAAGTGTGCCAGACGGTTGGCATATTGGTAGTAACGCTGTGACCAGTCGGCAGAGGGATCCGCGCCAAAAAACCGCTTGGTCTCATCCAGACTCTGTTGAATCAACTTGATGGATGAGGGACTCTTTGCGCGAGCTTGAGAGGTGAGTTCTTTGATGTGCGCTTTAGCTTCTATCAAAATGACATCGCCACGGCTGGTTTTGCCCAGGCCGTCCCAAACGGCCCCGCCTGATGGCCAGAATGAACGAAGCGGACGATTTTCGAGATGAATGGATAGTTGCTCCAAAAAATCTTCATCCTGGTGCTCGGCATGGTTACTTGCTTTCAGCGGAGACAGCCAGGTAATAATATCATCTCTGCTTAATCCTAGCTTAGGCCGCAGAGCGTCAGCAAGAAGATCAGGACGATGGTTGACCAGCTCTTGAAGCCAGTGTTGGCTACCCTTAATTGCTTTCGGCTGAATAATCTTTGGCATCTGCCCCCCCCCTTTCCGACGGATTGTTTAAGATTCTGTACTGAATTATATCGGAAGAAAAGCTCGGGTTCTGTAGCGTTGGCGAAGATATTTCTCAGCGGCTTAAGAAATTCCGGCCACTTAAGGCCATGGAAACCATTGTTTGTTAAGAAACAGCCTGATTGAGGGGGATTTTGAAATCGGTCTGCGCCAGAAGCATCTCCTGCTGGCGGCGGACTTCGCTTTCAGTCATCACGAAATCCGGGCCGACCTGCTCGATCATTATCGAGGAAACGCATGAGGCAAAGCAACCCGCTTTGCGCAGATCGCCGGTTTTCAGATACTCAAAAGTAAATCCGGCCATATAGGTATCGCCGGCGCCGGTGGCATCGACCAAATCGATTTTGTACGGCGGAATATCGATAAAAGTGCGGCCGTCATAGATAATCGAGCCGAGCTCCGCCAGCGTGACAATGACAATTTTCGGCCCCCAGCTCTTGATTATCTGCGCCGCCTGATACGGGTCTTTGCGGCAATCTATCCCGGTCAGAACTTTTCCCTCAAGTTCATTCGGCTTGACAATATCAAATAACGCTAAGGCTTGCTCGATACCTTCAACCTTGCTGTGATGAATTCTTCCGTTGCTGTCGGCATTTCGCAGCAGACCCTGCGGGTCGCAAAAAAAGAGACCGTCAAAGTTCTTACGAATAGACGAGATTTCCCCCAGCGTTACCTCCCCCAGAATCGGGCCGATCAAAACTGCTTTGGAATCCCGGTAAATCTCCGGATCCAGATGGCCTATAGTTGCCGCCCGCCCCAGAAGGTCCAGTGTCCGGTTGCCGAAATCATCATAATAAATCAGCGAGAAGCCGCCGGTTTCATCAGAGGGGACTATCACCGATTCGATCCCAAAGCCGGCCAGTTTTTTATTGAATTGCGCCTTGAAATCCTCGCCAACCGCTCCCACCAGGCGGACTTTCTCTCCCAGCCTGGAAAGCGCCAGGGCGGCGTTGGTGCTGCACCCGGATAAAACCCGCCCCTCGGTTTCGATTTTCCGGGTCTTGATATAATCATAGACCGGATTGCCGATAGCCGTTATCATTTTCGGCTATTCTCCGGCCTTTTTCTGCTTTAGGAGTTTATGGGCGTAGAACATTCGCTGCACCGAGGTGATATATGATGTCAGGCCGACTATAATCAACGCCAATTCCAGCATGCGGGCGCTGGGATAATACCGCTCGAGAATGGATCCGACAATAATCAGCGTGAATTTCTCCAGCCGCCCCATTATGCCGACCGCGCAGTTTTCGATTTTCCCGATCGATTCGGCCGCCGCGCGGGTGTAGCTGGCGATAATCATCCCGAACAGAGCAAAGAGGCCCCATCCGGGGTGCACCAGATGCGACATGGTAATCCCGGCCAATATAAAGAACTCGCCGTAGCGGTCGAAGACATGGTCGAGAATGCCGCCGAACACGGTGCCCAAATTACCGGCCCGGGCGGTGGCGCCATCAAGCATATCGGTCAGGGAGGTCAGAAGCATCCAAATAACCCCCACCCATATCTGCCCTTTCCAGAAATAAATGCCGGAAATAACCGCGCAAATGAGAGAGACACTGGTCAAGATATTGGGGGTGAGTCCCACTTTCAGGCAGAGGCGTCCCATCCAGAGAGTTGATCTCTCGTAAGACTGTCTCTTAATTTTGTTTACTTCCAGCATAGCATCTCTGGCAATTGTTGTTCAATATATTGCCGTCCGGAACAAAGTCAAGTTTTAACGGTTTACAGCACCTAAGCTATTGGTTGACAAAAAGGTAATCCCGCCGTATTTTCACCAGCCGGTTTGAGGAAAGTATGATAGAACAACGCCAAATTCGTAATTTTTCGATTATCGCCCATATTGACCACGGGAAATCGACCCTGGCCGATCGGCTTCTGGAGGCAACCGAAACTATCTCGGACCGCCAGATGCGAGCGCAGGTGCTGGATGATATGGATTTGGAGCGCGAACGGGGAATTACCATCAAAGCCCATGCTATCCGCCTTTCCTATAATCACCCTGATGGGAAAATCTACCAACTGAATCTTATTGATACTCCCGGCCATGTCGATTTTACTTATGAGGTCAGCCGGTCGCTTTCGGCCTGCGAGGGAGTGCTGCTGGTGGTTGATGCTGCGCAGGGGGTCGAGGCGCAGACTGTCTCCAATCTTTTCCTGGCGCTGCAGAATAATCTCGAAATTATCCCGGTGCTTAACAAGATTGACCTTCCCTCGGCCCAACCCGAGGAGGTCTCCAAACAGATCATAGATTTGATCGGCTGCAAGAGAGAGGATATCCTGCACTGCTCGGCCAAAACCGGACAGGGGGTGGATAAGGTTCTCGAGGCCATCGTCGCGCGAATCCCGCCGCCGGTCGGCAACCCGGATAAACCCTTTAAAGCGCTTGTTTTTGATTCGGTCTATGATTCATACCGGGGCGCCTCGGTTTATCTGAAAGTTGTCGATGGCTCCGTGACCAGGCGGGATTTTATCAAATTTTTCTCGCACGGTAAGCAGTTCGAGGTGGATGAGGTCGGCTGCCGCAAGCTGGTCAATATCCCGCTCGATTCGCT
This window encodes:
- the tmk gene encoding dTMP kinase; protein product: MKKRGLLITFEGIDGSGKTTQLKMTAGFLRKQGYRFLILREPGSTPVAEQIRKILLGRENKIGPASELLLYLAARADLVQKVIAPALARGVIVLCDRFYDSTMAYQGHGRGLDTSLIERLNGLVIGKVRPNMTFLVDVDYQTSLKRRKRESDRLESESRAFFDRVRCGFLAIAQKEKKRIVVLDGKKPAEDIFAEVEICLRKKLNIR
- a CDS encoding PfkB family carbohydrate kinase gives rise to the protein MITAIGNPVYDYIKTRKIETEGRVLSGCSTNAALALSRLGEKVRLVGAVGEDFKAQFNKKLAGFGIESVIVPSDETGGFSLIYYDDFGNRTLDLLGRAATIGHLDPEIYRDSKAVLIGPILGEVTLGEISSIRKNFDGLFFCDPQGLLRNADSNGRIHHSKVEGIEQALALFDIVKPNELEGKVLTGIDCRKDPYQAAQIIKSWGPKIVIVTLAELGSIIYDGRTFIDIPPYKIDLVDATGAGDTYMAGFTFEYLKTGDLRKAGCFASCVSSIMIEQVGPDFVMTESEVRRQQEMLLAQTDFKIPLNQAVS
- a CDS encoding CDP-alcohol phosphatidyltransferase family protein; its protein translation is MLEVNKIKRQSYERSTLWMGRLCLKVGLTPNILTSVSLICAVISGIYFWKGQIWVGVIWMLLTSLTDMLDGATARAGNLGTVFGGILDHVFDRYGEFFILAGITMSHLVHPGWGLFALFGMIIASYTRAAAESIGKIENCAVGIMGRLEKFTLIIVGSILERYYPSARMLELALIIVGLTSYITSVQRMFYAHKLLKQKKAGE
- a CDS encoding inositol-3-phosphate synthase; translated protein: MGKVRIAIIGVGNCASSFVQGVEFYKKAREDESVPGIMHVNLGGYHISDIEFSAAIDIDKNKVGKDLAEAIYTKPNNTYKFCNVPKTGIIVQRGMTHDGLGKYLSEIIEKAPGDTVDIVKLLKDTKTDVVVNYLPVGSEEATKWYVEQILEAGCGFVNCIPVFIAREQYWQNRFIEKGLPVIGDDVKSQVGATIVHRVLTRLFRDRGVRLDRTSQLNVGGNTDFLNMLERSRLESKKISKTNAVTSQLDYNIGKENIHIGPSDYVAWLLDRKWAYIRMEGTTFGNVPLNLELKLEVWDSPNSAGVVIDAVRCCKLALDNGLSGAIKAPSAYFKKSPPVQYTDEEARHMTEEFILKYGWKGDTKRAKRKPATKPAEPKAAAKRKVTRRTLLKK
- a CDS encoding TetR/AcrR family transcriptional regulator, yielding MNENLIVEMEKKEAVTATFRKLEPSKKEAIYRAALKEFSSDVFDRVSLDLVAAAAGVSKGSLFQYFGNKEHLLEFVAEIFLDNYRQYWESYFAREHAVRARDRVSQYLLACLEYWERERIDYRFLMKMQYENPLAVAGAFLERVTQSQREYISTIIERGRATGEIRGDMETETISFLIHAALRNLEQTYAAILQTPKTKVDFRDIAAKITVLLFDGIAG